The Kwoniella dendrophila CBS 6074 chromosome 1, complete sequence genome contains a region encoding:
- a CDS encoding dephospho-CoA kinase: protein MLVVGLTGGIASGKSTVSSIFSSQHDIPIIDADLIAREVIEPGTEGYTLVVNHFGKDRIISKNQDGEEILDRAALGEIIFNDSNQRKWLNSIIHPRVRKEIIKKTIKYWLNGYWCVILDIPLLIEAGMWKWVGEIVVIYVNEKLQLSRLISRPSLNGGPGLTEDQAKSRISSQMSLKEKLDYSTFVLDNSGTKKDLELQIERLVLKWKSQQGFGFLGGWWFKLCWFIPPIGLTAGLMVLFTRFLKYNNMMRRRKQRKSKERRKTRGEVDQRFNTREENIELREFNGRPGGRRRTGTSEGSSSILDE, encoded by the exons ATGTTAG TTGTTGGTTTAACAGGTGGTATAGCTTCAGGCAAATCAACAGTATCATCGATATTTTCTTCTCAACATGATATACCAATCATAGATGCAGATTTAATAGCTAGAGAAGTTATAGAACCAGGTACAGAAGGATATACATTAGTAGTCAATCATTTTGGTAAAGATCGTATAATATctaaaaatcaagatggagaagaaatTTTAGATAGAGCcgctttaggtgaaataATATTCAATGATTCAAATCAGCGGAAATGGttaaattcaattatacATCCAAGAGTAAGGAAAGAAATTAtaaaaaaaacaataaaatATTGGTTAAATGGTTATTGGTGTGTCATTTTAGATATTCCTTTGCTTATTGAAGCGGGCATGTGGAAATGGGTTGGTGAGATTGTGGTTATTTACGT AAATGAGAAATTGCAACTATCAAGGTTGATCTCTCGACCTTCTTTGAATGGTGGACCTGGATTAACAGAAGATCAAGCAAAATCTCGAATATCATCACAAATGtcattaaaagaaaaattagattataGTACATTtgttttagataattcaggtactaaaaaagatttagaattacAAATTGAAAGATTAGTTTTAAAATGGAAATCACAACaaggttttggttttttaggtggttgGTGGTTTAAATTATGTTGGTTTATACCTCCAATAGGATTAACAGCTGGATTAATGGTTTTATTTACTAGATTTTtaaaatataataatatgatgagaagaagaaaacaaaggaaatcaaaagaaagaagaaaaactAGAGGTGAAGTAGATCAAAGATTTaatacaagagaagaaaatatAGAATTAAGAGAATTTAATGGTAGACCAGGTGGAAGGAGACGTACAGGCACTTCAGAAGGAAGTAGTAGTATATTAGATGAGTAA
- a CDS encoding GTP-binding protein ypt2: MAGPHYDFLIKLLLIGDSGVGKSCLLLRFCDDAWTPSFITTIGIDFKIRTIELDGKRIKLQIWDTAGQERFRTITTAYYRGAMGILLVYDVTDEKSFNNIRTWHANIEQHASAGVNKILIGNKCDWDEKRVVTIEQGRALADEFGLRFLETSAKANEGVEEAFFTLARDIKTRLIDSQPQEAAPVSLGADRRGVDVNKQSTSTSGGCCS, from the exons ATGGCAGGTCCTCATTACGATTT CTTAATCAAATTACTTCTTATTGGTGACTCCG GTGTCGGAAAGTCATGTTTACTTCTTAGATTCTGTGATGATGCTTGGACTCCATCTTTCATTACTACTATCG GTATCGATTTCAAAATTAGAACTATTGAATTAGATGGAAAGAGAATCAAATTACAGATT TGGGATACAGCTG GTCAAGAAAGATTCAGAACCATCACAACTGCTTATTACCGAGGTGCTATGGGTATTCTGTTGGTATACGATGTCACAGATGAGAAATCATTCAACA ATATCCGAACATGGCACGCAAATATCGAACAACATGCTTCTGCTGGCGTAAATAAGATTTTAATTGGTAACAAATGTGATTGGGATGAGAAAAGAGTTGTAACAATAGAACAAGGTCGAGCATTAGCCGATGAATTTGGCTTAAGATTCTTGGAAACCTCAGCTAAAGCCAATGAAGGTGTCGAAGAGGCTTTCTTTACTCTAGCTAG AGACATCAAGACCCGACTTATCGACTCTCAACCACAAGAAGCTGCACCTGTATCACTTGGGGCTGATCGAAGAGGTGTAGATGTTAACAAGCAATCTACCAGTACATCCGGAGGATGTTGCAGTTAA